Proteins from a genomic interval of Phalacrocorax aristotelis chromosome 3, bGulAri2.1, whole genome shotgun sequence:
- the FBXO30 gene encoding F-box only protein 30, which yields MEEHQQHLHCVNCVSRRCMTRPEPGISCDLIGCPLVCGAVFHSCKAEEHRMLCPLERVPCLNSGFGCPFIVARNKIADHLEVCPASVVCCTMEWNRWPVSYADRKSYENLSKDVDEVEQLDMALALQDQRMLLESLKVATMMSKAGDQIPESREQTSFKSSAPDTAHSNSLMPVDEESYGALYQATVETTRSLAAALDILNTATRDINMLSSRLCISPHEMKEDTEIEEQASNGTVQDKKSDHEYPDEDNIGAAGGINFDSLSQNSQMEQNGSSDICYTVAQKHDLNLNLGNSSLLCNGFHVESECSKVLDQNEDLSDSNSKPSSVANGECTASHDDEASQSCSSFPVTAQLKEVISADHLVNGNVNHVLLPHNANEEEMLQRQVEQERLRNVDPFSLLRHRSYKFLVNHYWSTPKEDKAVDTSDLEITEDPMGLQGIDLITAALLFCLGDSPGGRGISESRTVDVYHVDFGTQTFSLPSAILATNTMVGEIASASACDHANPQLSNPSPFQTLGLDLVLEYVARYQTKQRSMFTFVCGQLFRRNEFSSHFKNVHGDIHAGLNGWMEQRCPLAYYGCTYSQRRFCPSTQGAKIIHDRHLRSFGVQPCISTVLVEPAKSCLIGIHNDHLSSLPFEVLQHIASFLDGFSLCQLSRVSRLMRDVCGSLLQARGMVILLWEKRKYPDGSSSWQIKEKVWRFSTAFCTVNEWKFADIVSMADHLKKCSYNAVERREEAVPLPCMCVTRELTKEGRSLRSVLKPVL from the exons ATGGAGGAACACCAACAACATTTACACTGTGTGAACTGTGTCAGCCGTCGTTGTATGACCAGACCAGAGCCTGGCATTTCCTGTGATTTGATTGGCTGCCCATTGGTTTGTGGAGCAGTTTTTCATTCGTGTAAAGCTGAGGAACATCGCATGTTATGTCCACTTGAAAGAGTGCCTTGTTTGAATAGTGGCTTTGGATGTCCCTTCATAGTAGCCCGAAATAAAATTGCTGATCATCTAGAAGTTTGTCCTGCAAGTGTGGTATGTTGTACTATGGAGTGGAATAGATGGCCGGTCAGTTATGCAGACCGAAAATCTTATGAAAATCTGAGTAAAGATGTTGATGAAGTGGAACAGCTAGATATGGCTTTAGCCCTTCAAGATCAGCGCATGTTACTAGAATCACTTAAAGTAGCAACTATGATGTCGAAAGCAGGTGATCAAATACCAGAATCCAGAGAACAAACCTCTTTCAAATCAAGTGCCCCAGATACAGCGCATTCAAATAGTTTGATGCCTGTAGATGAAGAGTCCTATGGTGCACTCTATCAAGCTACTGTAgaaacaacaaggagtttagcTGCTGCTCTGGATATCCTGAACACTGCTACCAGGGACATCAACATGTTAAGTTCAAGGCTCTGCATTTCACCAcatgaaatgaaagaagataCTGAGATTGAAGAACAAGCTTCTAATGGCACTGTTCAGGATAAAAAGTCTGACCATGAATATCCAGATGAAGATAACAtaggagcagctgggggaatTAACTTTGATAGCCTGAGTCAAAATTCACAAATGGAGCAAAATGGTTCTAGTGATATTTGTTACACTGTAGCACAAAAGCATGACTTAAATCTAAACCTCGGTAACTCCTCACTTTTGTGTAATGGCTTTCATGTAGAAAGTGAATGTTCAAAGGTGTTGGACCAGAATGAAGATCTTAGTGATTCTAATTCAAAACCATCCAGTGTTGCAAACGGTGAATGTACTGCATCTCATGATGATGAAGCATCACAGTCTTGCAGCTCCTTCCCTGTAACAGCACAACTTAAAGAAGTAATATCAGCTGATCACTTAGTTAATGGCAATGTTAATCATGTACTACTTCCCCATAATGCTAACGAAGAAGAAATGTTACAGAGACAAGTGGAGCaagaaagactgagaaatgTAGATCCGTTTTCACTTTTACGGCATCGATCATACAAATTCCTTGTTAACCACTATTGGTCTACaccaaaagaagacaaagctgTTGATACATCAGATTTGGAGATAACAGAGGATCCTATGGGTCTTCAGGGCATTGATCTAATCACTGCAGCTCTGttgttttgcctaggagactcTCCTGGAGGTAGGGGAATATCAGAAAGTCGCACTGTCGATGTGTATCACGTTGACTTTGGGACCCAAACATTTTCTCTCCCATCTGCTATATTGGCCACAAATACAATGGTGGGAGAAATAGCCTCAGCTTCTGCATGTGATCATGCCAACCCACAGCTCTCAAATCCAAGTCCATTCCAGACCCTTGGACTGGATTTGGTATTGGAATATGTGGCTAGATACCAAACAAAACAGCGTTCAATGTTTACATTTGTTTGTGGACAGTTGTTCAGAAGGAATGAATTTTCATCACATTTTAAGAATGTGCATGGTGACATTCATGCTGGCCTTAATGGCTGGATGGAGCAGAGGTGTCCTTTGGCGTACTATGGGTGTACATATTCTCAACGAAGGTTTTGTCCTTCAACGCAAGGGGCAAAAATCATTCATGACCGCCACTTACGGTCATTTGGAGTTCAGCCTTGTATATCCACAGTATTAGTAGAACCAGCAAAAAGCTGCTTAATTGGAATACACAATGACCATCTGAGTAGTCTGCCTTTTGAGGTTCTGCAGCACATTGCTAGTTTTCTAGATGGCTTTAGTTTATGTCAGCTTTCAAGAGTGTCACGTTTAATGAGAGATGTGTGTGGAAGCTTGCTTCAAGCACGTGGAATGGTGATTCTGctttgggagaagagaaagtACCCAGATGGCAGTTCTTCTTGGCAGATAAAAGAAAAG GTTTGGCGCTTCAGTACAGCCTTCTGTACTGTGAACGAGTGGAAGTTTGCTGACATCGTAAGCATGGCTGACCACTTGAAGAAATGTAGCTATAATGCTgtagagagaagagaggaggcTGTTCCGCTGCCATGTATGTGTGTAACACGAGAACTCACTAAAGAAGGACGTTCACTGCGCTCGGTTTTGAAACCAGTACTTTAA